The nucleotide window GGCCCCTGCTCCAGTCGCGCGGCGCAGGCCGGGCAGGCGTCCAGCACCTGATCGCGGAAGCAGTGGCCCTGCCCCAGCATCAGCAGGGGTTCGCTGGCGAGCTCGGCCGGATCGATGGCCTCGCGCGCCCGCCAGGGGTGGTCGGCAGGCACGACCACCATGAAGGGTTCGTGGTAGAGCGGCAGCGTGACCAGCCCCGGTGCCTCGAATGGCAGCGCGATCAGGATGGCGTCCAGTTCGCCGAGGCGCAGCCGCTCCGAGAGCTGGGCGGTGTAGCCTTCCTCGATCACCAGCGGCATCTGCGGGGCACGTTCGTGCAACGCGGGGATGAGCTGGGGCAGCACATAGGGGCCGATGGTATAGATGGCGCCCAGCCGCAGCGGACCGACCAGTGGATCGCGGCTTTCATCCGCGAACAGGCGAATGCGCTCGGCCTCCTCCAGCACCCGCTGGGCCTGCTCCACGATGCGCGCCCCGGCCGGGGTGGGCACGGCCTCCTGGCGCCGGCGTTCGAACAGTGCCACGCCCAGTTCCGATTCCAGCTTGCGCACCGCGACCGAGAGGGTCGGCTGGCTGACGAAGCAGGCCTCCGCCGCGCGCCCGAAATGGCGGGTGCGGGCCAGGGCGACGATATAGCGGAGTTCGGTGAGGGTCATGCCGCCCCCGCAGGGTTCAGCCCAGCCAGTCGCGCGGCTTGAGGAATACCTCGTACAGGCGCGCCTCCTCGCTGCCGGGTTCCGGATGCCAGTCGTACTTCCAGCTCACCAGCGGCGGGAGCGACATCAGGATGGACTCGGTGCGGCCGCCGGACTGCAGGCCGAACAGGGTGCCGCGGTCATAGACCAGGTTGAACTCGACGTAGCGGCCACGACGATAGAGCTGGAATTCGCGTTCGCGCTCGCCGTAAGGGGTGTCGCGCCGG belongs to Thiohalobacter sp. and includes:
- a CDS encoding hydrogen peroxide-inducible genes activator, producing the protein MTLTELRYIVALARTRHFGRAAEACFVSQPTLSVAVRKLESELGVALFERRRQEAVPTPAGARIVEQAQRVLEEAERIRLFADESRDPLVGPLRLGAIYTIGPYVLPQLIPALHERAPQMPLVIEEGYTAQLSERLRLGELDAILIALPFEAPGLVTLPLYHEPFMVVVPADHPWRAREAIDPAELASEPLLMLGQGHCFRDQVLDACPACAARLEQGPLGQTVAGTSLETLRHMVASGLGITVLPCSAVGAERYAQRLLVTRRFREPAPGRRVALAWRKSFPRPGAIDALREALMSGLSSCLKPV